A window of the Ostrea edulis chromosome 1, xbOstEdul1.1, whole genome shotgun sequence genome harbors these coding sequences:
- the LOC125664318 gene encoding iroquois-class homeodomain protein IRX-6-like isoform X2: protein MSHLSPQLSAVPSSQLNIPPKTSLPSPACPDPGRAILQDSPFPTGMAIPYLARLGNLESLYATSPMTPNALGVEPSAFYPLSGASPVLGLERAPEFWKNLQHPSMVYPTEPMLGMHPYSAFYGGIDLNNAARRKNATRETTSALKAWLYEHRKNPYPTKGEKIMLAIITKMTLTQVSTWFANARRRLKKESKLGYKEKELDGSDLESLGSPLGTDDEKTRICSSSSSLITKLDNDDDEDVDIKVTSDISDFSDDEDDESRECKQQRLSSNTSQSSANQKADNNATVDARLQQASVGQSESRDQSNSSQSNSRPKIWSIDEIMNKDKTMGENSRVSVQSNPLLQSLSVYHAQLRNGNVTSQDLKNQDQLKHYSETLEQYRKSNSETALNLAISDKTGLNAARTGLATKPTATVTSASSDSERE from the exons ATGTCCCATTTGTCGCCGCAGTTGTCCGCCGTCCCGTCCTCACAG TTGAACATTCCGCCGAAAACTTCCCTCCCTTCTCCAGCTTGCCCGGACCCCGGGAGGGCGATTCTCCAAGACAGTCCTTTTCCCACAGGAATGGCGATTCCATATCTCGCTCGCCTCGGAAATCTCGAATCTTTGTACGCTACCAGCCCGATGACCCCGAACGCATTAGGTGTGGAACCCTCGGCCTTTTACCCGCTG AGCGGTGCTTCCCCGGTTCTAGGACTCGAAAGAGCTCCGGAATTTTGGAAAAACCTCCAGCACCCCTCCATGGTGTATCCTACAGAACCCATGCTGGGCATGCATCCATACAGTGCATT CTATGGAGGGATAGATCTGAATAATGCAGCCCGCCGTAAGAACGCAACAAGGGAGACGACTAGTGCCTTAAAGGCGTGGCTCTACGAACACCGGAAGAACCCCTACCCCACTAAGGGAGAGAAAATCATGCTCGCCATCATCACTAAAATGACCTTGACCCAGGTGTCCACGTGGTTCGCAAACGCCAGACGGAGGCTAAAGAAGGAGAGCAAGTTAGGGTACAAAGAGAAGGAATTGGACGGAAGTGACCTGGAATCCTTAGGGTCTCCACTAGGAACGGACGATG AGAAAACCAGGATCTGTTCATCGTCATCGAGTCTCATCACAAAATTGGACAACGATGACGACGAGGATGTAGATATAAAGGTGACGTCGGATATATCAGATTTCTCAGATGATGAAGACGATGAAAGTCGGGAATGCAAACAACAGCGGCTGAGTTCCAACACGTCACAGTCTTCAGCCAATCAAAAAGCAGATAATAATGCAACTGTTGACGCCAGGCTGCAACAAGCATCTGTTGGACAATCAGAATCACGTGATCAAAGTAATTCGTCGCAATCAAATTCAAGACCAAAAATCTGGtctattgatgaaataatgAATAAAGACAAAACAATGGGAGAAAATTCCAGAGTATCCGTACAAAGTAATCCTCTTCTGCAATCCCTCAGTGTATATCACGCGCAATTACGGAACGGGAATGTTACATCACAGGATCTTAAAAATCAAGATCAGCTAAAACACTACAGTGAAACTTTAGAACAATACCGGAAATCAAACTCGGAGACAGCATTGAACCTGGCAATTAGTGATAAGACCGGATTAAACGCAGCACGAACCGGGCTGGCGACCAAGCCAACTGCTACAG TGACCTCCGCCTCCAGCGACTCCGAGAGAGAGTGA
- the LOC125664318 gene encoding iroquois-class homeodomain protein IRX-4-like isoform X1: MSHLSPQLSAVPSSQLNIPPKTSLPSPACPDPGRAILQDSPFPTGMAIPYLARLGNLESLYATSPMTPNALGVEPSAFYPLSGASPVLGLERAPEFWKNLQHPSMVYPTEPMLGMHPYSAFYGGIDLNNAARRKNATRETTSALKAWLYEHRKNPYPTKGEKIMLAIITKMTLTQVSTWFANARRRLKKESKLGYKEKELDGSDLESLGSPLGTDDEKTRICSSSSSLITKLDNDDDEDVDIKVTSDISDFSDDEDDESRECKQQRLSSNTSQSSANQKADNNATVDARLQQASVGQSESRDQSNSSQSNSRPKIWSIDEIMNKDKTMGENSRVSVQSNPLLQSLSVYHAQLRNGNVTSQDLKNQDQLKHYSETLEQYRKSNSETALNLAISDKTGLNAARTGLATKPTATGRLNVSIKLCLAKAIPMFTNVSLTVIFGSFCV; encoded by the exons ATGTCCCATTTGTCGCCGCAGTTGTCCGCCGTCCCGTCCTCACAG TTGAACATTCCGCCGAAAACTTCCCTCCCTTCTCCAGCTTGCCCGGACCCCGGGAGGGCGATTCTCCAAGACAGTCCTTTTCCCACAGGAATGGCGATTCCATATCTCGCTCGCCTCGGAAATCTCGAATCTTTGTACGCTACCAGCCCGATGACCCCGAACGCATTAGGTGTGGAACCCTCGGCCTTTTACCCGCTG AGCGGTGCTTCCCCGGTTCTAGGACTCGAAAGAGCTCCGGAATTTTGGAAAAACCTCCAGCACCCCTCCATGGTGTATCCTACAGAACCCATGCTGGGCATGCATCCATACAGTGCATT CTATGGAGGGATAGATCTGAATAATGCAGCCCGCCGTAAGAACGCAACAAGGGAGACGACTAGTGCCTTAAAGGCGTGGCTCTACGAACACCGGAAGAACCCCTACCCCACTAAGGGAGAGAAAATCATGCTCGCCATCATCACTAAAATGACCTTGACCCAGGTGTCCACGTGGTTCGCAAACGCCAGACGGAGGCTAAAGAAGGAGAGCAAGTTAGGGTACAAAGAGAAGGAATTGGACGGAAGTGACCTGGAATCCTTAGGGTCTCCACTAGGAACGGACGATG AGAAAACCAGGATCTGTTCATCGTCATCGAGTCTCATCACAAAATTGGACAACGATGACGACGAGGATGTAGATATAAAGGTGACGTCGGATATATCAGATTTCTCAGATGATGAAGACGATGAAAGTCGGGAATGCAAACAACAGCGGCTGAGTTCCAACACGTCACAGTCTTCAGCCAATCAAAAAGCAGATAATAATGCAACTGTTGACGCCAGGCTGCAACAAGCATCTGTTGGACAATCAGAATCACGTGATCAAAGTAATTCGTCGCAATCAAATTCAAGACCAAAAATCTGGtctattgatgaaataatgAATAAAGACAAAACAATGGGAGAAAATTCCAGAGTATCCGTACAAAGTAATCCTCTTCTGCAATCCCTCAGTGTATATCACGCGCAATTACGGAACGGGAATGTTACATCACAGGATCTTAAAAATCAAGATCAGCTAAAACACTACAGTGAAACTTTAGAACAATACCGGAAATCAAACTCGGAGACAGCATTGAACCTGGCAATTAGTGATAAGACCGGATTAAACGCAGCACGAACCGGGCTGGCGACCAAGCCAACTGCTACAGGTAGGCTCAACGTGTCAATAAAGCTCTGTTTGGCTAAAGCAATCCCCATGTTTACAAACGTTTCTCTAACTGTAATTTTTGGATCATTTTGTGTGTGA